One window of the Xiphophorus couchianus chromosome 12, X_couchianus-1.0, whole genome shotgun sequence genome contains the following:
- the LOC114154737 gene encoding tripartite motif-containing protein 35-like, with protein sequence MAERALIERYLSCHVCSESFRNPVSLSCNHSFCSSCLQKFWEQTGNKNCPICKRRSSKDDLSINLTLKELAESFTERQKSGSSETETGEKQRMVVCSKHQDPKLYCEDKQRAVCPNREFSRHQSHSVVPREQAVRDLKEQLKSDLKSLQDKRNKHKEVEKTYDDVIQHSKKQLSSTERQIRAEFNKLHQFLREEEESRLAALREEEEQKKKTISREMKRIEEQISSLSDSISAVEEELQKDNLSFLSSYKATQRRARGQRSLPDPQLFSGALIDVAKHLGNLSFRVWEKMKGKVKFSPIILDPNTASPWIHLSDDLTRVGHGGKWQQLPDNPERNTRYPNVFGSQGFSSGKHSWEVEVGDHPDWVIGLVKKSVDRKGEISASPKNGIWCLLHGDGKYTNGAKKTVGVEKSLQRIRVQLDYDRGEVSFYDSEDKSLIYTYRDTFTEKLFAYFSVGKAADAKTSEIKIC encoded by the coding sequence CAGAGAGAGCTCTGATTGAACGTTACCTGAGCTGCCATGTTTGTTCAGAGTCTTTCAGAAATCCTGTGTCTCTGAGCTGCAACCACAGCTTCTGTTCAAGCTGCCTGCAGAAATTCTGGGAACAAACTGGAAACAAGAACTGTCCTATCTGTAAAAGAAGATCTTCTAAAGATGATCTGTCAATAAATTTAACCCTGAAGGAACTGGCTGAATCTTTTACTGAAAGACAGAAATCTGGATCATCAGAGACAGAAACTGGAGAAAAGCAGCGGATGGTGGTCTGCAGTAAACACCAAGATCCTAAACTGTACTGTGAAGACAAGCAGAGAGCTGTGTGTCCCAACAGGGAATTTTCTCGCCACCAGAGTCACAGTGTGGTTCCTCGTGAACAAGCAGTCAGAGATCTGAAGGAGCAGCTGAAATCTGACTTAAAGTCTCTGCAGGACAAaaggaacaaacacaaagaagtggAGAAAACATACGATGATGTGATTCAACACTCCAAGAAGCAGCTGTCGTCCACAGAGAGACAGATCAGAGCAGAGTTCAACAAGCTCCACCAGTTcctgagagaggaagaggagtccAGACTGGCAGCtctgagggaggaagaggagcagaagaagaagactaTCAGCAGAGAGATGAAGAGGATTGAGGAGCAGATCTCCTCTCTGTCAGACAGTATCTCTGCTGTTGAAGAAGAGCTGCAGAAAGACAACCTGTCGTTCCTCAGCAGTTATAAAGCCACTCAGAGAAgagccagaggtcagaggtcactgcCAGATCCACAGCTGTTCTCAGGAGCTCTGATAGATGTGGCCAAACACCTGGGCAACCTGTCCTTCAGAGTCTGGGAGAAGATGAAGGGCAAGGTGAAGTTCAGTCCCATCATTCTGGACCCAAACACTGCAAGTCCATGGATCCATCTGTCTGATGATCTGACCAGGGTGGGACATGGAGGCAAATGGCAGCAGCTTCCTGATAATCCAGAGAGAAACACGAGGTACCCCAATGTTTTTGGTTCTCAGGGCTTCAGCTCAGGGAAACACAGCTGGGAGGTGGAGGTGGGAGATCATCCTGACTGGGTCATTGGTTTGGTTAAAAAGTCTGTTGACAGGAAGGGAGAGATATCTGCTTCACCAAAAAATGGAATCTGGTGTTTGCTGCATGGTGATGGAAAATACACTAATGGTGCTAAAAAGACTGTCGGAGTGGAAAAAAGTCTCCAGAGGATCAGAGTCCAGCTGGACTATGACAGAGGGGAGGTTTCCTTCTACGACTCTGAAGACAAGAGTCTCATCTACACTTACAGAGACACTTTCACTGAGAAACTCTTTGCTTATTTTAGTGTTGGAAAAGCTGCTGATGCCAAAACATCTGAGATCAAAATCTGTTAA